A single Carettochelys insculpta isolate YL-2023 chromosome 2, ASM3395843v1, whole genome shotgun sequence DNA region contains:
- the FANCD2OS gene encoding FANCD2 opposite strand protein — translation MGCQAPGRGKMQLGGRRWSPGRRAAAMAGGYQLWAPWSPLDESLQWLRGTTPRPCTKHPFRGAARGRCPQSAAADLEVQLCFQGLSLVLEPGVKGPGPPAGEPRRCAALRKPQAVRLSGLDSVFGRLVTAQPPRWTGSFRVSERSAFCQVISPRQRWPRGLREPQVRMAVAMCRQMLRAILLLYAAYKKCAFALQHSR, via the coding sequence ATGGGTTGCCAGGCGCCCGGCAGAGGAAAGATGCAGCTGGGTGGGAGGCGCTGGAGCCCGGGCCGGCGGGCGGCGGCCATGGCCGGCGGGTACCAGCTGTGGGCGCCCTGGTCGCCGCTGGACGAGTCCCTGCAGTGGCTGCGAGGCACCACCCCCCGGCCGTGCACCAAACACCCCTTCCGGGGGGCGGCCCGCGGTCGATGCCCGCAGAGCGCCGCCGCCGACCTGGAGGTGCAgttgtgcttccaggggctcagcCTGGTGCTGGAGCCGGGTGTCAAGGGGCCCGGCCCCCCGGCTGGGGAGCCGCGGCGGTGCGCGGCGCTGCGCAAGCCCCAGGCGGTGCGGCTGAGCGGGCTGGACTCAGTCTTCGGGCGGCTGGTGACTGCTCAGCCCCCGCGCTGGACCGGCTCGTTCCGGGTGTCGGAGCGCTCAGCCTTCTGCCAGGTGATCAGCCCCCGGCAGCGCTGGCCCCGCGGGCTCCGCGAGCCGCAGGTCCGCATGGCCGTGGCCATGTGCCGGCAGATGCTGCGGGCCATCCTGCTGCTGTACGCCGCCTACAAGAAGTGCGCCTTCGCCCTGCAGCACTCCCGCTGA